The following proteins are co-located in the Phaeodactylum tricornutum CCAP 1055/1 chromosome 2, whole genome shotgun sequence genome:
- a CDS encoding predicted protein, with protein MRPTRILCSINDRLRMEASPKLLLPMPSLLERLGSAMQGVWSSVVDEQSREAFEAATEDKVINNDVLMNANNGSVLSFALFHNLQNPLWSDYSFDSKQFLNAVGPALENFFDTTETLRNQTRASEEEKKNLDEIEKQSETELKVDISGDMTSLSEALLGTNQWRKRAESDPQSLEGQLWKMSTPQSFSASYYVTKFGLLGMLLDPERKVYEEGSCRVGGVALLDARVMIVEDKNKEIGEHEEFEASETLKKDIPVAAQIDVLCEVSYTFSTAKHANSPDDKETVTDLAVAVFEGWLNGGPEKQLRWRVAMLRSAYEFPYTAQASH; from the coding sequence ATGCGGCCTACTCGTATACTTTGTTCGATTAACGATCGGCTGAGGATGGAAGCATCACCAAAATTGTTGTTGCCCATGCCGTCGCTTCTGGAACGCTTGGGCTCGGCGATGCAAGGTGTATGGTCGTCTGTCGTCGACGAGCAGAGTCGggaagcttttgaagctGCTACCGAAGACAAAGTTATCAACAACGATGTGCTAATGAATGCGAATAATGGAAGCGTCTTGTCGTTTGCTTTATTCCACAATCTACAGAACCCGCTGTGGTCCGATTACAGTTTCGATTCGAAACAGTTTTTGAATGCTGTAGGACCTGCTTTGGAGAATTTCTTTGATACAACAGAGACGTTAAGAAACCAAACGCGAGCAagcgaggaagaaaagaaaaaccttgacgaaattgaaaagcAATCGGAGACGGAACTGAAAGTGGATATTTCCGGGGACATGACGTCTCTGAGTGAAGCACTCTTGGGAACCAACCAGTGGCGGAAACGTGCTGAATCTGATCCACAATCTCTGGAGGGGCAACTGTGGAAAATGTCTACGCCGCAGTCGTTTAGTGCCTCATATTATGTCACAAAGTTTGGTCTACTGGGAATGCTTCTGGATCCAGAACGGAAAGTATACGAAGAAGGGTCTTGCCGAGTCGGAGGAGTTGCATTATTGGATGCTCGGGTTATGATTGTCGAAGATaaaaacaaagaaatcggAGAGCATGAAGAATTTGAAGCGAGCGAGACCTTAAAAAAAGACATTCCGGTCGCAGCCCAGATCGATGTCTTATGTGAGGTTTCATACACGTTCTCGACCGCCAAGCACGCCAATTCGCCCGACGACAAGGAAACGGTCACGGACCTTGCGGTTGCCGTTTTTGAAGGATGGTTAAACGGTGGACCCGAAAAGCAGCTTCGCTGGCGAGTTGCCATGCTGAGATCTGCCTACGAGTTTCCATACACTGCGCAAGCTAGTCACTAA
- a CDS encoding predicted protein gives MATTSDKTTIPFRSASSWLMRKSYSQWKALLSATLECWAHSILYNKHIYPKDTFGPTRFLGVRCHVCRHPEVVSYVRDTIAVAVPALIENAADELVLYLTSENEEELQSRRNLQAYRLGIKNLMPSGVESEDAFTQMLPELERSMRDLILEVHSLRSDRLIPGEDNSISFRLQLHISDQYNSASCYELNQVFARGIWKVSSENELERGQRKASNKNSSPVIIPLHRMETPISTLDFTMERERRDGLETTKDKRQGTI, from the coding sequence ATGGCGACGACATCCGACAAAACGACGATTCCTTTTAGAAGCGCCTCGTCATGGCTCATGCGCAAGAGCTACAGTCAGTGGAAGGCCCTACTGAGTGCTACTCTTGAATGTTGGGCGCATAGTATTTTATACAATAAGCACATTTATCCCAAGGACACTTTTGGACCCACACGCTTTCTCGGAGTTCGGTGTCACGTATGTCGGCATCCTGAAGTCGTCTCATACGTTCGAGATACGATTGCCGTAGCGGTACCGGCTTTGATTGAAAATGCCGCGGATGAGCTTGTTCTTTACTTGACCTCCGAGAATGAGGAAGAATTACAGTCAAGACGGAACCTTCAGGCATACCGGCTCGGTATTAAGAATTTAATGCCAAGTGGTGTGGAATCAGAAGACGCTTTTACACAGATGCTTCCGGAGCTTGAACGAAGTATGCGGGACCTAATTTTAGAAGTACACAGTTTGCGGTCGGATCGACTCATTCCGGGAGAAGACAATTCAATCAGTTTCCGTCTCCAGCTGCATATATCGGATCAGTACAACTCAGCATCATGCTACGAGTTGAATCAGGTCTTCGCTCGAGGAATTTGGAAAGTATCCAGTGAAAACGAATTGGAACGagggcaaaggaaagcatCAAACAAGAACTCCAGCCCAGTAATTATTCCTTTACATCGTATGGAGACACCAATATCTACATTGGATTTTACGATGGAACGCGAAAGAAGGGATGGATTGGAAACAACGAAGGACAAGCGGCAGGGGACGATTTAA
- a CDS encoding predicted protein, whose translation MYLFMAYEESGVHHAQEFENRFWTIFALLLSTALFFARDSPLAFGLWSPTLGFIGVLISGYAMHLWDRYLHRLAISQQIRNLGMRRSTTANSSLMRLKDLGIPVEDQLARINTCLQDIDQLLIPSTINNFINQRFIFTKEQEIISVFEECDARALNYLVSHVKLGLLFYKIKDHRSFNGKHRTALVTLLAVERLPILTIVSRVIVLHSLQLLKLRANPKAEFWVRNILLNTHQDNLSELKTLTDTKGDYFCMNKLIYDDIRSETTRQDILNHIRREAAVQQTHIQMGTRRLTKYRMHGQFRKVLSDVDDTLYCSGGMYPAGVDKRYPKKAVYPGVLAFYRELDLGTQGPEEWQDEHVGNLVFLSARPHVYKDMSEKANFAKFEKLRAQGADGRKGMHTVPSLLAGDLASGTSYMVTNDFEPLAQKKFDNFRRYVSIYPEYQHVFVCDNGQGDVRAGELMFDSFPYEFQSLYVHVVMPIEKTHGYSPQRWRQKEFMPHFFRTYPEAALHAASRNPPLIRLGGLQRICRDAVKDFEQITNWSTEAMKAERRLELNQAVWRANSFLEWHYLDQVELIKAECRWTLGQRVRTPYGIGIILDFDPVFDLYGVELDWRPLDIQVIEHLKNPSSSIIRPKEIATSSGLGAKRSLSTVVEMESEEADDEATLQISVGLHLPKRQEVGEPSAERPITDRQRSDRSRISTRKALGTNVLSENGNVQQQRREVESSIPNDFQRLNQETKAKAISVKARIGGRFISKLTPPVLPKIDKEKGRSIFTFLAPVQGSVPLAFKEGDECTTPFGPARVAQYRSKNEIVVVDFIGWYAVGYLAQQDVKVIPKSLLRSLFRQMSASEGSQRPVDYSSSDGTVIATPFGLGSVVRPVAPPGRDTKRAVSPTVRIRLESWTLANGNHPELYCTVENAEEWKKSKSDETKSIFSALENLVTSSRTLFEPFLSNKTPTKIEPKFEQYYKDSASVTTIFGEGVVHRFRSIDGFYEVHLTRWMLASNKCATAFLRRESINYRIANGCKEGYPVLTTLGASGTLASVDPTTGVHIVTVPTAGMICYLQPDHIARSLKAAVGENVLTAFGEGKIETYSLQNDTYTIILAGWRGKLFAKEVSFERVGDGVQDRDGPFGFGKRPSKSKQQPHRWKSE comes from the exons ATGTACCTTTTCATGGCATACGAAGAGTCGGGAGTGCATCATGCTCAAGAGTTCGAAAATAGGTTTTGGACTATCTTTGCATTGCTATTGAGTACGGCACTTTTTTTCGCTCGGGATTCGCCACTAGCTTTCGGTTTGTGGAGTCCGACGCTTGGATTCATCGGTGTTCTGATATCTGGATATGCGATGCATCTGTGGGACAGATACTTACATCGGCTGGCTAtttcgcaacaaattcgGAATCTGGGCATGCGGCGGTCTACAACGGCGAATTCGTCACTGATGCGACTCAAGGACTTGGGCATCCCAGTGGAAGATCAACTAGCTCGAATTAACACATGCTTGCAGGATATTGATCAGCTTTTGATTCCTTCTACAATCAACAATTTCATAAATCAGCGGTTTATCTTCACAAAAGAACAGGAAATTATCAGCGTGTTTGAAGAGTGTGACGCTCGAGCTCTGAACTATCTTGTTTCACACGTCAAGCTTGGGCTACTATTTTACAAGATCAAAGATCATCGGAGTTTTAATGGGAAGCATCGAACAGCTCTCGTCACTCTTTTAGCTGTCGAGCGTTTGCCCATTTTGACCATCGTCTCACGAGTCATTGTGCTGCATAGCTTGCAATTACTCAAGCTTCGGGCCAATCCGAAAGCTGAATTTTGGGTCCGGAATATTCTTCTGAACACTCATCAAGACAACCTTTCCGAGCTCAAAACACTCACAGATACCAAGGGCGATTACTTCTGTATGAACAAACTAATATACGATGATATTCGCTCTGAAACCACACGACAAGACATTCTCAATCATATTCGTCGGGAAGCTGCCGTTCAGCAGACTCATATTCAAATGGGGACGAGGCGCTTGACGAAATACCGCATGCACGGGCAATTTCGGAAAGTCCTCTCTGACGTCGATGATACTCTATATTGTAGCGGGGGAATGTACCCCGCTGGAGTTGACAAAAGATATCCGAAAAAGGCTGTGTACCCTGGTGTCTTGGCCTTTTACCGTGAATTGGACCTCGGCACACAAGGACCTGAAGAATGGCAAGACGAGCACGTGGGAAACTTGGTTTTCTTGTCTGCTCGTCCACATGTATATAAAGATATGAGCGAAAAAGCGAATTTTGCTAAGTTTGAGAAGCTTAGAGCTCAAGGCGCAGATGGCCGCAAAGGCATGCACACTGTCCCAAGCTTGCTCGCTGGAGACCTGGCGTCAGGCACATCATACATGGTAACGAACGACTTTGAGCCACTAGCGCAGAAAAAATTTGACAACTTTCGACGCTATGTTTCTATATACCCAGAGTACCAACATGTGTTTGTCTGTGACAATGGACAAGGTGACGTGAGAGCCGGCGAGCTTATGTTTGACAGTTTCCCTTACGAGTTTCAGTCGCTATACGTCCATGTCGTTATGCCTATTGAAAAGACCCACGGATACTCTCCACAACGGTGGCGCCAGAAGGAGTTTATGCCGCATTTTTTTAGAACCTATCCGGAAGCGGCTCTTCATGCTGCAAGCCGAAATCCGCCACTAATACGGCTAGGGGGGCTTCAGCGCATCTGTCGTGATGCTGTAAAGGATTTTGAGCAAATAACAAACTGGTCAACTGAAGCTATGAAAGCGGAGCGAAGACTCGAGTTGAACCAAGCTGTTTGGCGAGCGAAttcttttttggaatggCATTATTTAGACCAGGTTGAACTCATTAAAGCAGAGTGTCGTTGGACGTTGGGACAAAGAGTACGGACCCCATATGGCATTGGGATAATTCTCGACTTTGACCCTGTTTTTGATCTATACGGAGTCGAGCTGGACTGGAGGCCTCTCGATATTCAGGTTATCGAACACTTGAAGAATCCTAGCAGCTCCATCATTCGACCAAAAGAAATAGCAACATCTAGTGGTCTTGGAGCCAAAAGATCTCTTTCGACTGTAgttgaaatggaaagcgaagAAGCTGATGACGAAGCTACATTGCAAATAAGTGTCGGTTTGCATCTTCCAAAGCGTCAAGAGGTTGGTGAGCCGAGTGCTGAGAGGCCCATAACTGACCGGCAACGGTCTGATAGATCAAGAATATCCACTCGAAAGGCATTGGGCACAAATGTTTTGTCTGAAAATGGTAACGTCCAGCAACAAAGAAGAGAAGTAGAATCCTCTATTCCAAATGACTTCCAACGTTTGAACCAGGAAACTAAAGCCAAGGCAATATCAGTAAAGGCACGAATCGGTGGAAGATTTATCTCTAAGCTTACTCCTCCTGTGCTGCCAAAGATCGACAAGGAGAAGGGTCGATCTATTTTTACATTTCTTGCTCCTGTTCAGGGTTCAGTACCTTTGGCTTTCAAGGAAGGTGACGAATGCACAACACCGTTTGGACCGGCTAGGGTTGCTCAATACCGGAGCAAGAATGagattgtcgtcgttgactTCATTGGTTGGTATGCCGTAGGTTATCTTGCTCAGCAAGATGTGAAGGTTATTCCTAAGAGTCTACTCAGATCTCTCTTTCGACAAATGAGCGCTAGCGAGGGATCGCAACGGCCTGTTGACTATTCTTCCTCTGACGGGACTGTAATAGCAACTCCTTTTGGACTGGGGAGCGTTGTTCGCCCCGTTGCTCCTCCCGGAAGAGACACTAAGCGAGCAGTATCGCCTACAGTTCGAATACGCTTAGAAAGTTGGACCCTTGCGAATGGCAACCATCCAGAATTATACTGCACAGTAGAAAACGCAGAAGAATGGAAGAAGAGCAAGTCAGATGAGACTAAGTCGATCTTTTCGGCCCTTGAAAACTTAGTTACATCGTCGAGAACGCTTTTCGAACCATTCCTGAGCAACAAAACTCCGACCAAAATCGAACCGAAATTTGAGCAGTACTACAAAGATTCAGCTTCTGTAACTACAATTTTTGGAGAAGGGGTAGTACACCGTTTTAGGTCAATTGATGGGTTCTATGAGGTTCATCTTACCCGGTGGATGCTCGCAAGCAATAAGTGCGCTACAGCTTTTCTTCGGAGAGAAAGCATCAATTACAGGATCGCAAATGGTTGCAAAGAGGGTTACCCCGTGCTGACTACTTTGGGGGCTTCCGGGACATTGGCATCCGTTGACCCCACTACAGGTGTGCATATCGTGACCGTCCCTACTGCAGGAATGATTTGCTATTTGCAGCCAGACCACATAGCACGTTCGCTGAAAGCGGCCGTTGGAGAGAATGTGTTGACCGCCTTTGGTGAGGGAAAGATTGAAACTTACAGTTTACAGAATGATACGTATACGATTATATTGGCTGGCTGGAGAGGAAAGCTTTTCGCGAAGGAAGTATCATTCGAGCGAGTTGGGGATGGTGTCCAAGATCGCGATGGCCCTTTTGGT TTCGGCAAGAGGCCCTCGAAGTCGAAGCAACAGCCTCATCGGTGGAAGTCAGAGTAG